In Mycolicibacter virginiensis, the DNA window TAGCCGTGGCCGCCGGCCGCGATGACACGCTGCCCATGTTGACCGGTATACGTGTCGAAATCTCCGGCAACACAGTGGTTTTGGCTGCCACCGACCGTTTCCGCCTGGCCGTTCGCGAGTTGAGTTGGACTGCCGCACCCGGTACCGAAGCGGCGGTCTTGGTCCCGGCGAAGACCCTCGCCGAAGCGGCCAAGGCCAGCAGCGACGGTAACGAGGTGCATCTGGCTTTGGGCGCTGGTGCTTCGGTCGGCAATGAGGGCCTGCTGGGTATCACCAGCGCTGGAAAGCGCAGCACGACTCGACTGTTAGATGCCGAATTCCCGAAATTCCGGCAGCTGCTGCCCAGCGAGCACCTTGCTGTCGCCACCATCGGTGTCGCTGAGCTCACCGAGGCGATCAAGCGTGTGGCTTTGGTGGCCGACCGGGGCGCCCAGGTGCGCATGGAGCTGTCCGACGGAACTCTGCGACTGTCGGCCGGCGCGGAAGACGTCGGTCGTGCCGAGGAAGATCTGCCGATCGACTTCGTCGGCGAGCCGTTGACGATCGCATTCAACCCGACCTACCTCACCGACGGGTTGGGATCGCTGCACAGCGAGAAAGTGTCGATGGGTTTCACGGATCCGAAGAAGCCGGCGGTGCTGCGCCCAGCCAGTGCCGAGGATCCTGCGCTGATCGGTGAGGGTCCGTTCCCGGCGGTGCCGTCGGATTACGTCTACCTGTTGATGCCGGTTCGCCTGCCTGGCTAATCGCCGCGGCAGCGACGACGGGAGGGGTTGGTTTCTCGGTGTATGTCCGCCACGTGGGCCTGCGGGATTTCCGGTCCTGGGCGCACGTTGATCTGGAACTGGAACCGGGCGCGACGGTGCTGGTCGGACCGAATGGCTTTGGGAAGACCAATCTCGTTGAAGCACTGTGGTATTCGTCCACTTTAGGATCCCACCGGGTGGCCACGGACGCGCCACTGATTCGATCGGGCGCCACCCGCGCAGTGGTGTCCACCATCGTGGTGAACGAGGGGCGCGAACTCGCTGTCGATTTGGAGATCGCCGCAGGTCGGGCCAACAAGGTGCGGCTCAACCGTGCGCCGGTGCGCCACGCCCGCGAAGTCGTGGGGGTGCTGCGTGCGGTGTTGTTCGCCCCCGAAGATTTGGCGCTGGTGCGCGGGGATCCCGGTGAGCGCCGCCGCTACCTGGACGAACTGGCCAGCGTGCGCCGTCCGCGGATCGCCGGGGTACGCGCCGACTACGACAAGGTGCTACGACAGCGCACCGCGCTGCTCAAAAGTGCCCCGGGCGCACTGCACCGCGGTGATCGAGCGGTGCTCGACACCCTTGACGTCTGGGACTCCCAATTGGCGTTGCACGGCGCTGAGCTGATGGCCGCCCGCATTGATCTGGTCAACCAGTTGGCGCCGGAAGTCGAGAAGGCCTATCAACTCCTGGCGCCCGGCACCAGAACCGCCGCCGTGGCCTATCGGCCGAAACTCGAGCTCCCCGTCGGTGCCGAGAACCCGAGCGCGGTCGAACTGCAAGAAGCCCTGCTCGCGGAGCTGGCGCGTCGCCGCAGTGCGGAATTGGAACGCGGCGTGTGCCTGGTCGGCCCGCACCGCGACGAGCTGGAGTTGCGGCTCGGCGACCGACCGGTGAAAGGTTTTGCCAGCCATGGTGAGTCATGGTCAATGGCTCTGGCGCTGCGACTGGCTTCCTATGAATTACTCCGCAGCGAAGGCGCCGAGCCCGTGCTGTTGCTCGACGATGTCTTCGCCGAACTAGACGCCGCGCGGCGCCGGGCGCTGGCCGGCGTCGCTGCGTCGGCAGAGCAGGTCTTGATCACCGCCGCCGTCCCCGACGATGTCCCCGCCGACTGGCACGCCCGCCGTATTCGTATCGCGGTCACTGAAGGCGACGAGGGCAGGGTGTCGGGATTGATGGACGAAGCTTCGTGACCGACTTCGACGAATCTCACGACGAACCGGCTCTGCAGCCACCGGCGCACCTGGCCGGCCTGACCGGCATGGATCTTGTCCGCCGGACGCTGGCCGAAGCACGCGAAGCGGCCCGCAGCCAGGGCAAAGACGTCGGGCAAGGCCGCCGGGCTCCGCTGCGCCGCCGTACCCCGGGCACCGGCGGTGGCCGCCGCAGTTGGTCGGGGCCGGGACCGGATCGCCGGGATCCCCAGAGCCTGGGCGCCGCCACCCGAGATTTGGCGCAATCCCGGGGCTGGTCTGCTCAGGTGGCCGAAGGCACGGTGCTGGGTCAATGGCGCTCCGTGGTCGGTGACGACATCGCTTCGCACGCAACTCCCACCCGGCTCTCCGACGGGGTGCTCAGCGTCGCGGCCGAATCGACGGCCTGGGCCACCCAGTTACGCCTGGTCCAGGCCCAATTGCTGGCCAAGATCGCCGCGGCCGTCGGCGACGGCGTGGTGAAGACGCTCAAGATCACCGGCCCGACGGCTCCTTCCTGGCGCAAAGGGCCGCTCCACGTCTCGGGTCGGGGCCCACGCGACACCTACGGCTGAGCTACCTCTGGAATCTGGCGCCTGTGTGGCGCTACGAGCAAAAAAATCGCTCCGGCCACCGGCGGGACACGAGGCAAACCGCGATATCGACGCCACGGCGCAATCAGGTAGGTAGAAACAGCCGAAGAAAATGCTCGCCGTCGGGGCCCCAAGGTAGACTGGCTCAGTATCCCGCGCATGCACCCGAGTGATGCGTCGAATGCTGACTTGCGAACCTGAGGAGAGCTCCCCGACCGTGGCTGCCCAAAACAAATATGGTGCCGATTCGATCAAGGTTCTCGAAGGCCTCGAAGCAGTCCGTAAAAGACCCGGTATGTACATCGGCTCCACCGGTGAACGCGGTCTCCACCACCTGATCTGGGAGGTTGTCGACAACGCCGTCGACGAGGCCATGGCCGGCTACGCCTCGAAGGTGACCGTCCGCATCCTCGAAGACGGTGGCGTCGAGGTCACCGATGACGGTCGAGGCATCCCGGTGGCCATGCACGCCACCGGCGTACCCACCGTGGACGTCGTCATGACCGTGCTGCACGCCGGCGGAAAGTTCGAAGAAGGCGCCTACAGCGTCTCCGGTGGTCTGCACGGCGTCGGTGTCTCGGTGGTCAACGCCCTGTCGACGCGCCTGGAAGCCGACATCTTCCGAGACGGCTACGAGTGGTTCCAGACCTACGACAAGTCGGTTCCGGGAACCCTGCGCAAGGGTGAGAAGAGCAAGAAGAGCGGCACCACGATCCGGTTCTGGGCGGATCCGGACATCTTCGAGACCACTACTTATGACTTCGAGACCGTCGCACGTCGGTTGCAGGAGATGGCGTTCCTCAACAAGGGCCTGACCATCGACCTGACCGACGAGCGGGTGCGCGTCGAAGAGGTCGTTGACGAAGTGGTCAGCGATACCGCCGAAGCACCGAAGACCGCCGAGGAACAGGCCGCCGAGGCAGTCGCCCCGCACAAGGTCAAGCACCGGGTCTTCCATTACCCGGGCGGGCTGCGCGATTTCGTTCAACACATCAACCGCAGCAAGACCGCGATCCACCCGACCATCGTCGACTTCGACGGCAAGGGAACCGGACACGAAGTCGAGATCGCTTTGCAGTGGAACGGTGGTTACTCGGAGTCGGTGCACACCTTCGCCAACACCATCAACACCGCCGAAGGCGGCACCCACGAGGAGGGCTTCCGGTCGGCGTTGACCAGCGTGGTCAACAAGTACGCCAAAGACAAGAAGCTGCTCAAAGACAAGGATCCCAACCTCACCGGTGACGACATCCGCGAGGGCTTGGCCGCGGTCATCTCGGTGAAGGTGTCCCAGCCGCAGTTCGAGGGGCAGACCAAGACCAAACTGGGCAACACCGAGGTCAAGTCGTTCGTGCAGAAGGTCTGCAATGAGCAGCTCGGCCACTGGTTCGAGGCCAACCCCGCCGAAGCCAAGACCATCATCAACAAAGCGGTCTCTTCGGCGCAGGCTCGGATGGCCGCCCGCAAAGCCCGAGAATTGGTGCGGCGCAAGAGCGCAACGGATCTCGGCGGTCTGCCCGGAAAGCTGGCCGACTGCCGCTCTAATGACCCGAGTAAGTCCGAACTGTATGTGGTGGAGGGTGATTCAGCCGGCGGCTCGGCCAAGAGTGGCCGCGACTCGATGTTCCAGGCGATCCTGCCGCTGCGCGGCAAGATCATCAACGTCGAGAAGGCGCGTATCGACCGTGTGCTGAAGAACAACGAGGTTCAGGCGATTATCACCGCTCTGGGCACCGGTATTCACGACGAGTTCGACATCTCCAAGCTGCGCTATCACAAGATCGTGCTGATGGCCGACGCCGACGTCGACGGCCAGCACATCTCCACGCTGCTGCTCACCCTGCTGTTCCGTTTCATGCGGCCGCTGGTGGAGCACGGCCACGTGTTCTTGGCGCAGCCGCCGCTGTACAAGCTCAAGTGGCAGCGCGGCAACGACGCCGAATTCGCCTACTCCGACCGCGAACGCGACGGTCTGCTCGAAGCCGGCAAAGCCGCCGGCAAGAAGATCAACATGGATGACGGCATTCAGCGCTACAAGGGTCTCGGTGAGATGGACGCCAAGGAGTTGTGGGAGACCACGATGGACCCGAGCGTGCGGGTGCTGCGTCAGATCACCCTCGACGACGCTGCTGCCGCGGACGAGCTGTTCTCGATCCTGATGGGCGAGGACGTTGAGGCCCGCCGCAGCTTCATCACGCGGAACGCGAAAGACGTTCGCTTCTTGGACGTTTAGAGATGGACCGCGATGTCGGGCGACGCCGAGCGACGTTGACGAGATATCGCGACATCTGACCTGACTGACTTCTTCACAGAACGAGGAATAGATGACAGACACCACGCTGCCACCCGGAGACGACTCGGTAGACCGGATCGAACCGGTCGACATCCAGCAGGAGATGCAGCGCAGCTACATCGACTACGCCATGAGCGTGATCGTGGGCCGTGCACTGCCCGAGGTGCGTGACGGTCTCAAGCCGGTGCACCGCCGCGTGCTCTACGCGATGTATGACTCCGGATTCCGTCCCGACCGCAGCCACGCGAAATCCGCACGGTCGGTTGCCGAGACGATGGGTAACTACCACCCGCACGGCGACGCCTCGATCTACGACACCCTGGTCCGGATGGCCCAGCCGTGGTCGCTGCGTTACCCGCTGGTCGACGGCCAGGGCAACTTCGGTTCGCCGGGCAATGACCCCGCGGCCGCCATGCGTTACACCGAGGCCCGGCTGACCCCGCTGGCCATGGAGATGCTGCGCGAAATCGACGAGGAAACGGTCGATTTCGTCCCGAACTACGACGGCCGGGTGCAAGAGCCGACGGTGTTGCCGAGCCGGTTCCCGAACCTGCTGGCCAACGGTTCCGGCGGTATCGCAGTCGGTATGGCAACCAACATCCCGCCGCACAACCTGCGCGAACTCGCCGAAGCGGTGTTCTGGTGCCTGGACAACCACGAGGCCGACGAAGAGACCACCCTGGAAGCGGTGATGGAGCGGGTCAAGGGCCCCGACTTCCCCACCTCCGGCCTGATCGTCGGTTCGCAGGGCATCAATGACGCCTACCGAACCGGGCGCGGCTCCATCCGGATGCGCGGCGTCGTTGAGATCGAGGAGGACTCGCGTGGGCGGGCCCTGCTGGTCATCACCGAGCTGCCGTACCAGGTCAACCACGACAACTTCATCACGTCGATCGCCGAGCAGGTGCGCGACGGAAAGTTGGTGGGAATCGCCAACATTGAAGACCAGAGCAGTGACCGCGTGGGCCTGCGCATCGTCGTCGAGATCAAGCGCGACGCGGTGGCCAAGGTGGTGCTGAACAACCTCTACAAGCACACCCAGTTGCAGACCAGCTTCGGCGCCAACATGCTCTCGATCGTCGACGGGGTGCCGCGCACCCTGCGGCTGGATCAGATGATCCGCTACTACGTGGCGCATCAGCTGGATGTCATCGTTCGGCGTACCCGCTACCGGCTCCGTAAAGCCGAAGAGCGCGCCCACATCCTGCGCGGTCTGGTCAAGGCTCTCGATGCGCTCGACGAGGTGATCGCCCTCATCCGGGCATCGCAGACCGTCGACATCGCTCGCCAGGGCCTGATCGAGCTGCTCGACATCGATGACATTCAGGCACAAGCGATCCTGGACATGCAGCTGCGCCGGCTGGCGGCGCTGGAACGCCAGAAGATCATCGATGAATTGGCCAAGATCGAGGCCGAGATCGCCGATCTCAAGGACATCCTGGACAAGCCGGAACGACAGCGCGCGATCGTGCACGACGAGTTGGCGGAGCTCGTCGAGAAGCACGGCGACGACCGGCGCACCCGGATCATCGCCGCCGACGGGGACGTCGCCGACGAAGATCTGATCGCCCGTGAGGACGTGGTGGTCACCATCACCGAGACCGGCTACGCCAAGCGCACCAAGACCGATCTGTACCGCAGCCAGAAGCGCGGCGGTAAGGGTGTACAGGGCGCCGGCCTCAAGCAGGACGACATCGTCGCGCACTTCTTCGTCTGCTCCACGCACGACTGGATCCTGTTTTTCACCACGCAGGGCCGGGTGTACCGAGCCAAGGCCTACGACTTGCCGGAGGCGTTGCGCACCGCACGCGGCCAGCACGTCGCCAACCTGCTGGCCTTCCAGCCCGAAGAGCGCATCGCTCAGGTCATCCAGATCAAGAGCTACGAAGACGCGCCGTATCTGGTGTTGGCCACCCGCAACGGTCTGGTCAAGAAGTCCAAGCTGACCGACTTCGACTCCAACCGGTCCGGTGGCATTGTCGCGATCAACCTGCGCGACGGGGACGAACTGGTGGGCGCGGTGCTGTGCTCCGCCGAGGAGGACCTGCTGCTGGTGTCGGCGAACGGTCAGTCCATCCGGTTCTCGGCGACCGACGACGCGCTGCGGCCGATGGGGCGCGCCACCTCCGGTGTGCAGGGCATGCGGTTCAACGCCGATGACCGGCTGCTGTCGCTCAACGTGGTCCGCGAGGACACTTATCTGCTGGTGGCCACGGCGGGCGGGTACGCCAAGCGCACGGCGATCGAGGAGTACACCGCGCAGGGTCGCGGCGGCAAGGGCATCCTGACCATTCAGTATGACCCGAAGCGCGGTTCGCTGGTTGGGGCCCTGATCGTCGACGACGAGAGCGAGCTCTACGCGATCACCTCCGGTGGCGGCGTGATTCGCACCGCGGCACGGCAGGTTCGCAAGGCCGGACGGCAGACTAAGGGCGTTCGGTTGATGAACTTGGGTGAGGGCGACACACTGATAGCGATTGCGCGGAACGCTGACGAAGAGGCGGCCGACGAGGACTCGGGTAGCTAAACCCGACGTCAGACCCGGCCGCGGCGCGGTGGGGATACGCAGGTAAGGAGTCGTGGGTGAGCGCACCGAACGAGCCGGGGCACCCGGGCAATGGGGGCAAGGCGGAGTCGGCCGGAAACGGTCCGGCCGAGCCAGGTCAACGGCCCCCGGGCCGTCCCGGCCGGATCACCGAGACCGGGGAAGCCCCGCCGTGGCAGCGCGGCGGCCAGGCCCGCCCGCCCGCACCGGCTCGACCCGGCGACGGCGGGGCGCACTCCGCCGGCGTTGACGAGCGGATCCGCCGGTTCGTGTCCGGTACGGCTGCCCCGACGGCGCCTCCCGCCCCCGGCGCACCGCAGCAGGCTGCGGCCAAGCCGCCGGCCCAGCCCGCCAAGCCGCCGGCTCCACCGGCCAAGCCGGCCGCCAAGGCCGCGCCACCGGTGAAGCCCGCCCAGCCCGACGACGCCTACGCCAGCGAGTTGCCGGATCTGTCCGAACCGGCGCAGCGGCGGTCTCCGGCCCGCCGCCCGCAGGTATCGGCGGGCACGCGCGGGCCGCTGCGCGCCAGCATGCAGATCCGCCGAATCGACCCCTGGAGCGCGCTCAAGGTGTCGTTGCTGCTGTCGACGGCGCTGTTCTTCGTCTGGATGATCGCGGTGGCAGTGCTGTACGTCGCTTTGGGCGCCATGGGCGTCTGGAGCAAGCTGAACAGCAATGTGGGCGACCTGTTGACCAACAACAGTGCCGCCGAACTGGTTTCCGCCGGTTCGATTTTCGGCGGCGCCGCGCTGATCGGGCTGGTGAATGTCGTGGTGCTGACCGCGATGGCCACCCTCGGCGTGGTGATCTACAACCTCAGTACCGACGTGGTCGGCGGTGTGGAGGTAACCCTGGCCGACCGGGACTGACCGCCCGCCTGCGCTGGCCTTTTAGTCGCATTTTGGTCGGCGGGCGTTTGGTGCGGTAATCTCGCTCGGTCGTTAGACGACTACGGGCCTATAGCTCAGGCGGTTAGAGCGCTTCGCTGATAACGAAGAGGTCGGAGGTTCGAGTCCTCCTAGGCCCACGAGTCCCACCAGGGGCCTTAGCTCAGTTGGTAGAGCGCTGCCTTTGCAAGGCAGATGTCAGGAGTTCGAATCTCCTAGGCTCCACAATGCGACCGCGAAAGCGTCGCCCTGCGTACTAAATCTTGTGCTGTGCGTCCACGCTCGGTGGGCGCGGCGACGACTCCTGAGGCCGGTTCGAGCGGCGGATCAACACCGCCACCACCCCGCCCGCCAGCAGTGCCGCGCCGGCGGCCGCCACGATCACCCAGGATCGGCGAACATGACGGCGAGGGGGACGTCCCTCCAGCAGCTCCGGGAAGCCGGCAACGGCCTCTTGGGCGGCGGCCAATTCCCGGGCCGCGGCTTCGGCGGCCTCGGCGACGCGGTCGGACAGTTGGCTCTCCCGATAGCGCCGGCGTAGTTCCACCGCCCCGCGCCGCACAGCGGCGCCACTGAGACCCGCGGCGCCAAGCGCCACATCCACCGGCCCGGCAGCGGTATGGGCGAGCCCCCGTGTCAGGCGCTCTCGGTGGGTCAGCGGGGTCTCGGTCGCCAGGCGCATGGCACAACGCTACCCGTGACGCAGCCCACCACGCCGCGAATGGCAGACTGTGATCCCATGACCTCCAGCTCCATTGCCACCGCAACTGCCACGCTGCACACCAACCGCGGCGACATCAAGATCGCGCTGTTCGGCAACCACGCCCCCAAGACCGTGGCCAACTTCGTCGGCCTGGCCCAGGGCACCAAGGAGTACTCGACCACCAACGCCTCCGGCGGCTCGTCGGGTCCGTTCTACGACGGCGCGGTGTTCCACCGGGTGATCGGCGGATTCATGATCCAGGGCGGCGACCCGACCGGTACCGGCCGCGGCGGCCCCGGTTACAAGTTCGAGGACGAGTTCCACCCCGAGCTGGTGTTCGACAAGCCCTACCTGCTGGCGATGGCCAACGCCGGACCGGGCACCAACGGCTCGCAGTTCTTCATCACCGTGGGCCAGACCCCGCACTTGAACCGCAAGCACACCATTTTCGGTGAGGTCGTGGACGCGGACTCACAGGCCGTCGTGGACGCCATCGCCACCACCGCGACCGACCGTGCCGACCGGCCTACGGAGCCTGTCGTCATCGAGTCGATCACCGTCGCCTAACAGCGACGCGCAGCTTGTTGTCAGCGGCCGGTGTAGCCGGCCGCTGACAGTGTTTCGAACACATCGCGTGGGTCGGTTCCTAAATCCCACCGCGACAAGATCAGCAACTCGTCATCGAGAGTCTCGATCTCCAGTAGCCGATGCTTGCGCCCGATGCGCTGATACTCCGTGACCCGAAGCCGAGTGAGGCTGTCCGGGGTGAGCACTCGGGTGCGCCACCAACCGCGCAGCTCGAGGCCGTCGAAAGTCAGCGCCAGCTTGGGCCGGGCCCGCCACGACAGCCCGGCAAACACCATCAGACCCACTCCGGCAACGCTGGCCAAAACGCGTCCCGGCGTATCGGTGGCGACCGTCGCAGCGCCGATGGCTAGTACCGCCCCGACCAGCGCGCAACCGGCGATTCCACCCGCCGGTGGCGACCACTCCGTCTGCTCATGCCCGTCCTGAGTCATCTCGACCTGCGGGTTTCAAAGTTATCTACAGGAGTTGTCCACAGTGGGGATAAATCACATCGATGTGATTGGGCAGGTGGTTGGTTGCCCAGCTGGCATCGGCGGCGGCCCGACATAACCGAAATACCGCGTCTGCGCAGCTCAGTGCCAGCGCATGGTGAGCAACAGCCCGGTGATCATGAAGGCAAACGCGATGGCATAGTTCCACGGGCCCAGCTCAGCCATCCAGTTGAGCGCCGCGGGGGCGTCCAGCCCGGTGGCCCCCAGCTGATACACCATCAGCCACACCAGTCCGAGGAGCATCAGCCCCAAGAACAGTGCGACGAACCATGTGCTCGATGGGCCGCCTTTGACCTTGACCGGGGTACGGCTCACCGACGAGGGGGCGAAACTGGTGGTCTTCTTGCGAACCTTGGACTTGGGCATCGGTACCTCGGGAAAGTGCGGCGTGAAGCTGCGAGTATGGGTCGGTACGAGATTAGCCCAGCAGGATAACCCAGCCGAGAACGGGAGAGCCGATGGAGCGCAACGGGCTGCCGTCTTCCGGCCGCCGCTCCCCGTGGCGGCTCGGAGTCCCGCTGGTCTGCCTACTGGCCGGCCTGCTGTTGGCGGCCACGCACGGGGTCTCCGGCGGCAAAGAGATCCGGCGCGGCGACGCCCCCCGGCTGGTTGACCTGGTCCGCGCAACCCAGGCCACGGTGGAAGAACTCACCGCGCAACGTGACACGTTGGCAGCCGGCGTGGGGTCCGTGCACGGCCGAGGCTCCGGGGTTGCCCTGTCTGCGATGCGCAAACGCAGCGAGCAGCTCGCCGAGGCCGCCGGCCTGGAGGCGATGCACGGCCCGGGCCTGGTGGTGACCCTGACCGACGCCCAGCGCGACGCCAACGGCCGGTTTCCCCGGGACGCCTCCCCCGACGACCTGGTGGTGCACCAACAGGACATCTCCGCCGTGCTCAACGCGTTGTGGAGCGCCGGCGCCGAAGCGGTGCAGATGCAGGACCAGCGGATCACCGCGGCGTCGGCGCCGCGGTGCGTGGGCAACACCCTGCTCTTGGACGGCCGAACCTACAGCCCCCCGTACGTGGTGACCGCAATCGGTGACCCGGCCGCGATGCAGGCCGCCTTGGCCGCCGATCCCCTGATCACGCTGTACAAGCAGTACGTGATCCGGTTCGGCCTGGGCTACAGCGAACAGGTGGGGACGGATCTCGCGGTTGCCGAGACGCCGGCCGTCGCCCGGATGCGCTATGCCGTGCCGGCCGGGCCGGTGGACTATTGATTGGTGCGCCGCCGCCCGCCATCAACACGGCGGTAGCCTGTTGGTCGTGCGGATCCTCGTCGTCGACAATTACGACAGCTTTGTGTTCAACCTGGTCCAGTATCTGGGCCAGTTGGGTGTAGAGGCTGCCGTCTGGCGTAACGACGACGCCCGCCTCGCCGACCCTGCCACTGCGGTGGCCGACTTCGACGGGGTGCTGCTCAGCCCCGGACCGGGCACGCCCGAACGGGCCGGCGCCTCGATCGCCCTGGTCGGTGCGTGCGCAGCCGCGGGGATCCCCGTGCTGGGAGTTTGTCTGGGGCACCAAGCGATCGGCGTGGCCTTCGGTGGCACCGTGGGCCGGGCGCCGGAGCTGCTGCACGGCAAGACCAGCACGGTCTTTCACTCCGATGCCGGGGTCCTCAAGGGTCTGCCGGACCCATTCACGGCCACCCGCTACCACTCGTTGACGATCCTGCCCGAGACGCTGCCCCCCGTTCTGGAGGCGACGGCGCGCACCCGCGGCGGCGTGATCATGGCGGTCCGGCACACCGAGCTGCCCATCCACGGGGTGCAGTTCCACCCGGAGTCCATCCTCACCGAGGGCGGTCACCGGATGCTGGCCAACTGGCTGGGTTACTGCGGGTATGCCTGCGACGACGCTTTGGTGCGTCGGCTCGAGGACGAGATCGCCGCGACTGTGCAGACCGCTCGCCCGCCCGCCCCTGTTCCGTAGCCGATCGCTGACGACGAACTACTGGCCGAAGCGCAGTGTGATGTTGCCGTCGGTGTTCACACCCTGTCCGGCCGCGGGG includes these proteins:
- the dnaN gene encoding DNA polymerase III subunit beta, whose translation is MDAATTNAGLTDLKFRLDRDDFADAVAWVAKSLPARPTVPLLAGVLLTGSDNGLTVSGFDYEVSAEVQLAAEIASPGSVLVSGRLLSDITRALPAKPVEVQVESTRVSLTCGNARFSLPTMTVEDYPTLPTLPDETGVLSSDVFAEAISQVAVAAGRDDTLPMLTGIRVEISGNTVVLAATDRFRLAVRELSWTAAPGTEAAVLVPAKTLAEAAKASSDGNEVHLALGAGASVGNEGLLGITSAGKRSTTRLLDAEFPKFRQLLPSEHLAVATIGVAELTEAIKRVALVADRGAQVRMELSDGTLRLSAGAEDVGRAEEDLPIDFVGEPLTIAFNPTYLTDGLGSLHSEKVSMGFTDPKKPAVLRPASAEDPALIGEGPFPAVPSDYVYLLMPVRLPG
- the recF gene encoding DNA replication/repair protein RecF (All proteins in this family for which functions are known are DNA-binding proteins that assist the filamentation of RecA onto DNA for the initiation of recombination or recombinational repair.), with the protein product MYVRHVGLRDFRSWAHVDLELEPGATVLVGPNGFGKTNLVEALWYSSTLGSHRVATDAPLIRSGATRAVVSTIVVNEGRELAVDLEIAAGRANKVRLNRAPVRHAREVVGVLRAVLFAPEDLALVRGDPGERRRYLDELASVRRPRIAGVRADYDKVLRQRTALLKSAPGALHRGDRAVLDTLDVWDSQLALHGAELMAARIDLVNQLAPEVEKAYQLLAPGTRTAAVAYRPKLELPVGAENPSAVELQEALLAELARRRSAELERGVCLVGPHRDELELRLGDRPVKGFASHGESWSMALALRLASYELLRSEGAEPVLLLDDVFAELDAARRRALAGVAASAEQVLITAAVPDDVPADWHARRIRIAVTEGDEGRVSGLMDEAS
- a CDS encoding DUF721 family protein is translated as MTDFDESHDEPALQPPAHLAGLTGMDLVRRTLAEAREAARSQGKDVGQGRRAPLRRRTPGTGGGRRSWSGPGPDRRDPQSLGAATRDLAQSRGWSAQVAEGTVLGQWRSVVGDDIASHATPTRLSDGVLSVAAESTAWATQLRLVQAQLLAKIAAAVGDGVVKTLKITGPTAPSWRKGPLHVSGRGPRDTYG
- the gyrB gene encoding DNA topoisomerase (ATP-hydrolyzing) subunit B: MLTCEPEESSPTVAAQNKYGADSIKVLEGLEAVRKRPGMYIGSTGERGLHHLIWEVVDNAVDEAMAGYASKVTVRILEDGGVEVTDDGRGIPVAMHATGVPTVDVVMTVLHAGGKFEEGAYSVSGGLHGVGVSVVNALSTRLEADIFRDGYEWFQTYDKSVPGTLRKGEKSKKSGTTIRFWADPDIFETTTYDFETVARRLQEMAFLNKGLTIDLTDERVRVEEVVDEVVSDTAEAPKTAEEQAAEAVAPHKVKHRVFHYPGGLRDFVQHINRSKTAIHPTIVDFDGKGTGHEVEIALQWNGGYSESVHTFANTINTAEGGTHEEGFRSALTSVVNKYAKDKKLLKDKDPNLTGDDIREGLAAVISVKVSQPQFEGQTKTKLGNTEVKSFVQKVCNEQLGHWFEANPAEAKTIINKAVSSAQARMAARKARELVRRKSATDLGGLPGKLADCRSNDPSKSELYVVEGDSAGGSAKSGRDSMFQAILPLRGKIINVEKARIDRVLKNNEVQAIITALGTGIHDEFDISKLRYHKIVLMADADVDGQHISTLLLTLLFRFMRPLVEHGHVFLAQPPLYKLKWQRGNDAEFAYSDRERDGLLEAGKAAGKKINMDDGIQRYKGLGEMDAKELWETTMDPSVRVLRQITLDDAAAADELFSILMGEDVEARRSFITRNAKDVRFLDV
- the gyrA gene encoding DNA gyrase subunit A, which translates into the protein MTDTTLPPGDDSVDRIEPVDIQQEMQRSYIDYAMSVIVGRALPEVRDGLKPVHRRVLYAMYDSGFRPDRSHAKSARSVAETMGNYHPHGDASIYDTLVRMAQPWSLRYPLVDGQGNFGSPGNDPAAAMRYTEARLTPLAMEMLREIDEETVDFVPNYDGRVQEPTVLPSRFPNLLANGSGGIAVGMATNIPPHNLRELAEAVFWCLDNHEADEETTLEAVMERVKGPDFPTSGLIVGSQGINDAYRTGRGSIRMRGVVEIEEDSRGRALLVITELPYQVNHDNFITSIAEQVRDGKLVGIANIEDQSSDRVGLRIVVEIKRDAVAKVVLNNLYKHTQLQTSFGANMLSIVDGVPRTLRLDQMIRYYVAHQLDVIVRRTRYRLRKAEERAHILRGLVKALDALDEVIALIRASQTVDIARQGLIELLDIDDIQAQAILDMQLRRLAALERQKIIDELAKIEAEIADLKDILDKPERQRAIVHDELAELVEKHGDDRRTRIIAADGDVADEDLIAREDVVVTITETGYAKRTKTDLYRSQKRGGKGVQGAGLKQDDIVAHFFVCSTHDWILFFTTQGRVYRAKAYDLPEALRTARGQHVANLLAFQPEERIAQVIQIKSYEDAPYLVLATRNGLVKKSKLTDFDSNRSGGIVAINLRDGDELVGAVLCSAEEDLLLVSANGQSIRFSATDDALRPMGRATSGVQGMRFNADDRLLSLNVVREDTYLLVATAGGYAKRTAIEEYTAQGRGGKGILTIQYDPKRGSLVGALIVDDESELYAITSGGGVIRTAARQVRKAGRQTKGVRLMNLGEGDTLIAIARNADEEAADEDSGS
- a CDS encoding DUF3566 domain-containing protein — encoded protein: MSAPNEPGHPGNGGKAESAGNGPAEPGQRPPGRPGRITETGEAPPWQRGGQARPPAPARPGDGGAHSAGVDERIRRFVSGTAAPTAPPAPGAPQQAAAKPPAQPAKPPAPPAKPAAKAAPPVKPAQPDDAYASELPDLSEPAQRRSPARRPQVSAGTRGPLRASMQIRRIDPWSALKVSLLLSTALFFVWMIAVAVLYVALGAMGVWSKLNSNVGDLLTNNSAAELVSAGSIFGGAALIGLVNVVVLTAMATLGVVIYNLSTDVVGGVEVTLADRD
- the cwsA gene encoding cell wall synthesis protein CwsA gives rise to the protein MRLATETPLTHRERLTRGLAHTAAGPVDVALGAAGLSGAAVRRGAVELRRRYRESQLSDRVAEAAEAAARELAAAQEAVAGFPELLEGRPPRRHVRRSWVIVAAAGAALLAGGVVAVLIRRSNRPQESSPRPPSVDAQHKI
- a CDS encoding peptidylprolyl isomerase — its product is MADCDPMTSSSIATATATLHTNRGDIKIALFGNHAPKTVANFVGLAQGTKEYSTTNASGGSSGPFYDGAVFHRVIGGFMIQGGDPTGTGRGGPGYKFEDEFHPELVFDKPYLLAMANAGPGTNGSQFFITVGQTPHLNRKHTIFGEVVDADSQAVVDAIATTATDRADRPTEPVVIESITVA